A section of the Bacillus sp. HSf4 genome encodes:
- a CDS encoding YfhD family protein codes for MGRNAIHKNRDKNKQKLPQVPDQYKKETDGVYEEYSAELADQDDREARARMEAADKRAKQRQSK; via the coding sequence TTGGGCAGAAATGCAATCCACAAAAACCGGGATAAAAATAAACAAAAGCTTCCTCAAGTTCCTGATCAGTATAAAAAAGAAACAGACGGTGTTTATGAGGAATATTCAGCTGAGCTCGCTGATCAGGATGACCGCGAAGCGCGGGCCCGTATGGAGGCCGCTGACAAACGCGCAAAACAGAGGCAGTCAAAATAA
- a CDS encoding YfhE family protein, translating to MADKKKRERFKTSLNKTQEVRYSREFKRAERAAREKS from the coding sequence ATGGCTGACAAGAAAAAACGGGAGCGCTTCAAAACCTCACTGAACAAAACGCAGGAAGTCAGATATTCGCGGGAATTCAAAAGAGCCGAACGCGCCGCCAGGGAAAAATCATAA
- a CDS encoding GNAT family N-acetyltransferase: MLKKRDLSDCAALFELMIHQEVFPFVKHKAKTVEEYMFHVKNVIEEEETGKLISRTIVDEWDNPIGCISLYEIEENEGFLATWLGRPFHGKGYNQQAKNLFLCELFYEKHIETVLMKIRKTNTRSLKAAQKLPYAIQADVGRLNSAHQDTFHLFKIPKDLYTLYSMRTFEDESRSLKEA, from the coding sequence ATGCTGAAAAAACGGGACTTGTCCGACTGTGCTGCGCTTTTTGAATTGATGATCCACCAGGAGGTCTTCCCTTTTGTAAAACATAAAGCAAAAACCGTTGAAGAATATATGTTTCACGTCAAAAATGTGATCGAAGAAGAGGAAACGGGAAAGCTGATCTCCAGAACGATTGTCGATGAGTGGGATAATCCGATCGGCTGTATCAGCTTGTATGAAATCGAGGAAAATGAAGGGTTTCTGGCTACTTGGCTCGGCAGGCCCTTTCATGGAAAAGGCTATAATCAACAGGCGAAAAACTTATTCCTCTGCGAGCTTTTTTATGAAAAACACATTGAAACGGTATTGATGAAAATCAGAAAAACAAACACGCGCTCCCTCAAAGCGGCACAAAAGCTTCCATACGCGATTCAAGCGGATGTCGGAAGGCTGAACAGCGCACATCAAGACACATTTCATCTGTTTAAAATCCCCAAAGATTTGTACACGTTATACAGCATGCGAACCTTTGAAGACGAAAGCCGCAGCCTAAAAGAAGCTTAA
- a CDS encoding TIGR01777 family oxidoreductase gives MVNIVIAGGTGLIGKHLTKALTAAGHHVYILSRNPEETEQKNLSYAVWQTRGARPETELPGIDVWINLAGKSLFGRWTETIKAEIANSRIRSVQESARIIQKLSVKPKVFIQASAVGIYGTSLFDTFTEKAPASDQDFLSRTTAAWESEAKQIEALGIRTVYVRFGMVLAKSGGALSKMTLPYSLFAGGRIGSGRQWISWIHIDDAVGIIKTAINDSELSGPLNATAPNPVRMERFGKTIGKVKKRPHWLAVPAFAIKAVLGEMSLLVLKGQRVVPEKCLLNEYRFLYPDLEDALRDLLL, from the coding sequence ATGGTGAACATTGTGATTGCCGGCGGGACAGGCTTGATCGGAAAGCATCTGACAAAGGCTTTGACCGCCGCGGGACATCACGTTTATATTCTATCAAGAAATCCGGAGGAAACCGAACAAAAAAACCTCTCTTATGCAGTTTGGCAAACTCGCGGCGCCAGACCCGAAACAGAACTGCCCGGCATCGATGTCTGGATCAATCTGGCCGGAAAATCGCTTTTTGGCCGCTGGACTGAAACCATAAAAGCGGAGATTGCCAACAGCCGCATCCGTTCTGTACAGGAATCGGCCCGGATCATTCAAAAGCTGAGTGTGAAGCCAAAAGTCTTTATCCAGGCAAGCGCCGTCGGCATCTATGGGACGAGCCTTTTTGACACATTTACAGAAAAAGCGCCCGCTTCAGATCAGGACTTTCTCAGCCGGACGACAGCCGCCTGGGAAAGCGAGGCAAAACAAATCGAAGCGCTTGGCATTCGCACCGTCTATGTACGTTTTGGCATGGTGCTCGCCAAAAGCGGCGGAGCACTCTCTAAAATGACGCTTCCCTATTCGCTTTTTGCAGGCGGGCGCATCGGTTCGGGCCGCCAGTGGATCTCCTGGATCCATATTGATGACGCCGTCGGGATCATTAAAACGGCGATCAACGATTCGGAGCTGTCGGGTCCGCTTAATGCCACGGCGCCGAATCCCGTCCGGATGGAGAGGTTCGGCAAAACAATCGGCAAAGTCAAAAAGCGGCCTCATTGGCTCGCGGTACCCGCATTCGCCATCAAAGCCGTTCTTGGTGAAATGAGTCTGCTTGTGTTAAAAGGACAGCGCGTCGTACCGGAAAAGTGCCTTTTAAATGAATACCGTTTCCTGTACCCCGATTTGGAAGACGCGTTGCGTGATCTTCTTCTATAG
- the recX gene encoding recombination regulator RecX, whose amino-acid sequence MPYITKISAQKNNEERVNIFLDEKYAFSVDLDVLVKFDLRKGKELDELDIIEIQYGDDIKKGFHKALDFLSYRMRSTKEVKDHLKKKGVADSAITEIIHMLNDYKYLDDREFAQAFVSTHRKTSGKGPDVLYRELKLKGVDEEHIQEALSSFTFSEQVATAVKHAEKMLKKGKKLSSKETKQAIEQQLMRKGFSFDVISAALLETDYENNDDAEREALDKQGEKAMKRCGYDGSYETKMKVKQYLFRKGFSIDMIDQFLDEKG is encoded by the coding sequence ATGCCGTATATAACAAAAATTTCTGCCCAGAAAAACAATGAAGAGCGGGTCAATATTTTTCTTGATGAAAAATACGCCTTCAGCGTTGACCTTGATGTTCTCGTCAAGTTTGATCTGCGAAAAGGAAAAGAGCTTGATGAGCTGGACATCATCGAAATCCAGTATGGCGACGACATTAAAAAAGGCTTTCATAAAGCGCTTGATTTTTTGTCCTACAGAATGCGCTCGACAAAAGAAGTCAAAGACCACTTGAAGAAAAAGGGAGTCGCGGATTCTGCGATCACAGAAATCATTCATATGCTGAATGACTACAAATATTTGGACGACCGGGAATTTGCCCAAGCTTTCGTGAGCACCCACCGGAAAACGAGCGGCAAAGGGCCGGATGTTCTATACAGAGAGCTGAAATTAAAAGGGGTTGATGAAGAACACATCCAGGAAGCATTAAGCTCGTTTACGTTTTCCGAACAGGTTGCAACCGCGGTTAAGCACGCTGAAAAGATGCTGAAAAAAGGAAAAAAACTCTCCTCTAAAGAAACGAAACAGGCCATCGAACAACAGCTTATGCGAAAGGGGTTCTCCTTCGACGTCATCTCGGCCGCTCTGCTGGAGACGGATTATGAAAACAATGACGACGCGGAAAGAGAAGCGCTTGACAAACAAGGGGAAAAAGCCATGAAACGCTGCGGTTATGACGGTTCATATGAAACGAAAATGAAGGTCAAGCAGTATTTGTTTAGAAAAGGCTTTTCCATAGACATGATTGATCAATTTCTAGATGAAAAGGGATGA
- a CDS encoding YfhH family protein, translating into MEKRYSEMTEQELRREIGILTEKARKAEQMGIVNELAVHERKIAMAKAYLLDPADFKPGRVYDIIDAGEDFFIRYLNGVFAWGHRLGTPDHEEALPISLLKEKD; encoded by the coding sequence ATGGAGAAAAGATACAGCGAAATGACGGAGCAGGAATTGCGGAGAGAGATCGGGATTTTAACGGAAAAGGCGAGAAAGGCTGAGCAAATGGGCATTGTAAACGAGCTTGCCGTTCACGAGCGTAAAATTGCGATGGCGAAAGCCTATCTTCTCGATCCGGCCGATTTTAAACCGGGCCGCGTTTACGACATTATAGATGCGGGCGAAGACTTCTTCATCCGCTATTTAAACGGTGTTTTCGCCTGGGGGCACCGGCTGGGCACACCAGATCATGAAGAGGCTCTGCCGATTTCTTTGTTAAAAGAAAAGGATTAA
- a CDS encoding YpzG family protein: MCANRKPYTNDFDQMKKQNYPQPWANTKHARSQVNGETQQTQDLIILERNTNIRTR; this comes from the coding sequence TTGTGTGCCAACCGCAAACCGTATACAAACGATTTTGATCAGATGAAAAAGCAAAACTATCCGCAGCCATGGGCTAATACGAAACATGCGCGGTCACAGGTAAACGGTGAGACACAGCAGACACAGGACCTCATCATACTCGAGCGCAATACGAATATTCGCACAAGATAA
- a CDS encoding small, acid-soluble spore protein K, with translation MRNKSRGFPNMNNNKFEGEPRAKDDFASKRPDGSTNTHPQERMRASGKR, from the coding sequence ATGCGGAATAAATCGAGAGGCTTTCCGAATATGAACAACAACAAGTTTGAAGGCGAGCCCCGTGCCAAAGATGATTTTGCTTCAAAGCGCCCTGACGGAAGCACGAATACTCATCCGCAGGAACGAATGAGAGCTTCCGGCAAACGCTAA
- a CDS encoding YfhJ family protein: MEAQVERLTNALLEKNHMLSYAQARTWIECLLDDFEAAFAKSGRPGGNELTERVVLDWIDHYGSHLHLFETEVENLFSGDHGLLH; the protein is encoded by the coding sequence GTGGAAGCACAAGTTGAAAGGCTGACAAATGCGCTTCTGGAAAAGAATCATATGCTGAGCTATGCGCAAGCCAGAACATGGATTGAATGTCTGTTGGATGACTTCGAGGCGGCATTTGCCAAAAGCGGCCGGCCCGGAGGAAATGAATTGACAGAGCGCGTTGTTTTGGACTGGATTGATCACTACGGCAGCCATCTGCACTTATTTGAAACAGAAGTTGAAAATTTGTTCTCAGGAGACCATGGACTTCTCCATTAA
- a CDS encoding FAD-dependent oxidoreductase — translation MDFSIKTFLLERNDEMKAIVIGSGIAGASAAYHLVKKGADVTVLDEGHKGQSTKAGAGIICPWFSSRSEDWERLAKAGAEYYPSLVAQLKEDGAGDLGYEKTGALRVTRDAEALDQIERKLREQTDDKAAIGEITRLSNDEAKQLFPPLADGMEAILITGAARVDGHLLRNALLQAARKHGAVMLSEKAALSFEQVRIKGVRAGGRLISADTVVLAAGAWTNRLLEPLGIHLHLEPQRGQIVHLKIPDQDTDKWPVILPDTDHYIVSFAGSRVVAGATRETGSGFDYRMTAGGLQEVLQEALSVAPGLHSAEVSEVRVGFRPLTKDLLPLLGNIQDTGLVAATGFGPSGLTFGPYAGLLAAALACGEDPQFAVEKYSPLRQIL, via the coding sequence ATGGACTTCTCCATTAAAACGTTTCTTTTAGAAAGGAATGATGAGATGAAAGCGATCGTCATTGGTTCGGGGATTGCCGGTGCAAGCGCAGCATATCATCTTGTGAAAAAAGGAGCGGACGTGACGGTTCTGGATGAAGGGCATAAAGGCCAATCGACGAAGGCGGGAGCGGGCATTATCTGTCCGTGGTTTTCATCCAGAAGTGAAGATTGGGAACGTTTGGCGAAAGCCGGGGCCGAATATTATCCCTCACTTGTTGCACAACTTAAAGAAGACGGAGCGGGTGACTTGGGATATGAAAAAACGGGCGCCCTGCGGGTCACTCGAGATGCCGAAGCACTCGATCAAATTGAAAGAAAATTGAGAGAACAAACAGATGATAAGGCCGCAATCGGCGAAATCACCCGCTTATCGAATGATGAAGCGAAACAGCTTTTTCCTCCGCTTGCCGACGGGATGGAAGCGATTCTTATAACAGGTGCCGCGCGCGTTGACGGGCATCTGCTGCGAAATGCCCTTCTGCAGGCGGCAAGGAAGCATGGAGCCGTCATGTTAAGCGAAAAAGCGGCGCTGTCATTTGAACAGGTGCGCATAAAAGGGGTCAGGGCTGGCGGACGGTTGATTTCCGCCGATACGGTCGTGCTGGCTGCCGGCGCCTGGACGAATCGATTGCTGGAACCTTTGGGGATACACCTTCATCTGGAGCCGCAGCGCGGACAGATTGTTCATTTAAAGATACCTGATCAAGACACTGACAAGTGGCCGGTTATTTTGCCGGATACAGACCATTACATCGTGTCATTCGCCGGATCCCGCGTTGTCGCCGGAGCCACAAGAGAAACCGGTTCGGGATTTGATTACAGGATGACGGCAGGAGGATTGCAGGAGGTGCTTCAGGAAGCCTTATCTGTTGCGCCTGGGCTGCACAGCGCGGAAGTCAGCGAAGTCAGGGTCGGTTTTCGGCCCCTGACCAAGGACTTGCTTCCCTTGCTCGGGAACATTCAGGACACAGGTCTGGTGGCAGCGACTGGCTTTGGGCCGTCAGGTTTGACATTTGGCCCTTATGCGGGGTTATTGGCCGCTGCCTTAGCATGCGGTGAAGACCCGCAATTTGCTGTGGAAAAATACAGCCCATTAAGGCAAATCTTATAA
- a CDS encoding glycosyltransferase family 2 protein → MKKGFVSIIIPSYNEASNIKLIYSHLRNEFQTIDYDYEIYYINDGSTDETLEEIKDLAQKSERVKYISFSRNFGKEAAILAGFQHARGDAVVVMDADLQHPTYLLHDFIKGYEEGYDQVVAQRNRKGDNPIRSYLSSLYYRFINNAVEVDLRDGVGDFRLLSRKAVDALLKLSEGNRFSKGLFCWIGFDQKIIYYENVERKNGKSKWSFRHLLNYGIDGVVSFNNRPLRICFYAGIFILFLSLIYIVATFIQILKHGVIVPGYFTIISAVLFLGGVQLLSLGIIGEYIGRIYYETKKRPHYLIQEANISNGETHEKNES, encoded by the coding sequence GTGAAGAAAGGATTCGTTTCAATTATTATTCCTTCTTATAATGAAGCAAGCAACATTAAATTGATTTATTCACATTTAAGGAACGAATTTCAAACCATTGATTATGATTATGAAATTTATTACATAAACGACGGAAGCACAGATGAAACCCTTGAAGAAATTAAAGATCTGGCGCAAAAAAGTGAACGTGTCAAATACATTTCATTCTCAAGAAATTTCGGTAAGGAGGCTGCCATTCTTGCAGGGTTTCAGCATGCCCGCGGCGATGCCGTCGTCGTCATGGATGCCGATTTGCAGCATCCGACATACTTATTGCATGATTTCATCAAAGGATATGAGGAAGGCTATGACCAAGTGGTCGCACAACGCAACAGAAAAGGGGACAACCCGATACGATCCTATTTGTCGTCACTGTATTACCGTTTTATCAACAATGCGGTTGAAGTTGATTTAAGGGACGGTGTCGGCGATTTTCGCCTGTTAAGCAGAAAAGCGGTTGACGCGCTGTTGAAGCTGAGCGAAGGAAACCGCTTTTCTAAAGGGCTGTTCTGCTGGATCGGCTTTGATCAGAAAATCATCTATTATGAGAATGTCGAAAGGAAAAACGGAAAGTCCAAGTGGTCGTTTCGCCACTTGCTTAACTATGGAATCGACGGGGTCGTTTCCTTCAACAACAGACCTTTGAGAATATGTTTTTACGCCGGAATTTTTATCCTTTTTCTTTCGCTGATCTACATTGTGGCGACATTCATTCAAATTTTGAAACACGGTGTCATTGTTCCGGGGTATTTTACCATTATTTCTGCGGTTCTCTTTCTTGGCGGCGTTCAGCTTCTCAGTCTCGGAATCATCGGTGAATACATCGGACGAATCTATTATGAGACGAAAAAGCGGCCTCATTATTTGATACAGGAGGCAAACATCAGCAATGGAGAAACTCATGAAAAAAATGAATCTTGA
- a CDS encoding GtrA family protein, translating into MEKLMKKMNLEFIRFAAVGVVNTLNYYAVYLLLHLLLAMNYMASHIAAFAVSLVISFFLNCYFTFKIKPTLSKFLQFPLTQLFNLAASSLFVYIFVNFLKMNSSAAPLASMFLTVPLTFLVTGKILKRDRGRV; encoded by the coding sequence ATGGAGAAACTCATGAAAAAAATGAATCTTGAATTTATCCGCTTTGCCGCTGTAGGCGTTGTGAATACCTTGAATTACTACGCGGTTTATTTGCTTCTGCATCTTTTGCTGGCGATGAATTATATGGCATCACATATTGCCGCATTTGCCGTCAGCCTTGTCATTTCCTTTTTCTTGAATTGCTATTTTACCTTTAAAATCAAGCCGACACTTTCTAAATTTTTGCAATTTCCGTTGACACAGCTGTTTAATTTGGCCGCGTCTTCTTTGTTTGTGTATATTTTTGTAAACTTTTTGAAGATGAACAGTTCGGCGGCTCCGCTGGCTTCCATGTTTTTAACGGTTCCTCTGACGTTTTTAGTGACAGGGAAGATTTTGAAAAGAGACAGGGGAAGAGTATGA
- a CDS encoding YfhO family protein encodes MKKTICLFFISSFVISVIAHFFFLIEWAHGRYMTGNGDGLAQMVIFKSFLYDQYKNGNFFYAYSFGLGGGIYSQLGYYFTTSFVFIASFAAVFVMELLHMTNNADALFWAQAAVFISVIKLTLVIFIASYAFHMLVKQKLAAFTGAVLYGTSVIYFRHTVFWEFFSDAMLWLPLLVAGAEKIIRDRRPGLFITACSVTLFNNFYFAYINLIFIAIYVIFRWLVQLDEHEEARWKQFRMFAVSCLISFGISAVSFVPAVYGFLNNLRPPYDQAVPLYDLTDNILFSSRIILLPAVFLLFLFVLSFYRNKTFRVFAAISMVLIILHYSPLAASAFNGFSAPQNRFEYLLAFTIGGAVAVGITELKRIRLKEIFCSSVIVLCIYIATVWKKDLDLSLLKNWSILALLMLTIAVFAAAGLKYKRWHLLFHGCILASSVVIANTYEKYVLSEGSDIQSVTKSYLTSNEYNGKEQRELLENIKKDDGGDPYTRIDWMNGVRNNTPMLQRFNGFSAYSSILNKDLLLFYWKDLQIDMGRESVSRYATMGDRANLYSLLYGKYYMTEKENAPDVPYGFEKMDESEHYDVYKNKYTLPFIRTADTVFSEKDLADSSVLAREHAMLEGIVLDNGKGNTEPPQERNIIKEAKLKTKGASYENGVLKVTEKKGGIDLIPPQSSLADEGDYYVGFYLKSLAKDQFFNLQVNDYVTSRKSNQSIYKTGVYDLTIRVKKAKKIAIRLPKGTYQLEHLTLYEEDYQTLKKEAAKKAPDAEMTWQQNKLTISYNNQNGDRYMMLPIPFEKGWELTVNGKKQPVQKANYSFIGFSIDKGDNDIQLVYYPPYFKESLAVTIIALAAGIWYSRRRRKKLGS; translated from the coding sequence ATGAAGAAAACAATATGTCTATTTTTCATTTCAAGTTTTGTTATTTCTGTAATCGCCCATTTCTTTTTCTTGATCGAATGGGCGCATGGCCGCTATATGACCGGAAACGGCGACGGGCTCGCACAAATGGTTATTTTTAAATCATTTCTTTATGATCAATATAAAAACGGCAACTTTTTTTATGCCTACTCCTTCGGTCTTGGCGGCGGCATCTACAGTCAGCTTGGCTATTATTTTACGACTTCTTTTGTATTCATCGCTTCTTTTGCCGCCGTTTTTGTCATGGAGCTTTTACATATGACGAACAATGCGGATGCTTTGTTCTGGGCGCAGGCCGCCGTGTTTATCAGTGTGATCAAACTGACCTTGGTTATTTTTATCGCCTCATACGCGTTTCATATGTTGGTGAAGCAAAAACTGGCCGCTTTTACAGGGGCCGTTTTATACGGAACATCTGTCATCTATTTCCGTCATACGGTGTTTTGGGAATTTTTCAGCGATGCCATGCTGTGGCTTCCTTTGCTTGTGGCGGGGGCGGAGAAAATCATCAGGGACAGGCGGCCGGGACTGTTTATCACCGCCTGTTCTGTGACGCTGTTTAACAATTTCTATTTTGCGTATATCAATTTGATTTTCATCGCCATTTATGTGATCTTTCGCTGGTTGGTTCAGCTTGATGAACATGAAGAGGCAAGGTGGAAGCAGTTCAGGATGTTTGCCGTATCCTGCCTGATTTCCTTTGGGATCAGCGCCGTTTCTTTTGTGCCTGCTGTTTATGGCTTTTTGAACAATCTGCGGCCTCCGTATGATCAGGCGGTTCCTTTGTACGATCTCACGGACAACATTCTATTTTCCAGCCGCATCATACTTCTGCCCGCAGTCTTTTTGCTGTTTTTATTCGTGCTTTCCTTTTATCGAAACAAGACGTTCAGGGTGTTTGCCGCGATCAGCATGGTGCTGATCATTCTCCATTACAGTCCGCTTGCGGCAAGTGCGTTCAACGGATTTTCCGCACCGCAGAACCGTTTTGAATACTTGCTTGCTTTTACGATCGGCGGCGCCGTTGCGGTAGGAATCACCGAGCTGAAACGCATCAGGCTGAAAGAGATCTTCTGTTCAAGCGTGATCGTCCTCTGCATTTATATCGCAACGGTGTGGAAGAAAGATCTAGATTTGTCTTTGCTGAAAAATTGGAGCATTCTTGCTCTTTTGATGCTGACGATCGCCGTCTTTGCGGCGGCCGGCCTCAAATACAAAAGGTGGCATCTGCTTTTCCACGGCTGTATTTTGGCATCTAGTGTGGTGATCGCCAATACGTATGAGAAATATGTCCTGTCAGAAGGAAGCGACATTCAATCCGTGACGAAAAGCTATTTGACTAGCAACGAGTATAACGGCAAAGAGCAGCGCGAACTTTTGGAAAACATCAAAAAAGATGATGGCGGCGATCCGTACACAAGGATCGACTGGATGAACGGCGTTCGCAACAATACGCCGATGCTCCAGCGCTTTAACGGTTTCAGCGCCTATTCCAGCATCCTGAACAAGGATCTTCTCCTGTTTTATTGGAAAGACCTTCAAATCGATATGGGGCGGGAAAGCGTCAGCCGCTATGCGACGATGGGGGACCGCGCCAACCTGTACAGCTTGTTGTACGGCAAATATTATATGACGGAAAAAGAAAATGCCCCTGACGTCCCTTACGGATTTGAAAAAATGGACGAGTCCGAGCATTATGACGTATACAAAAACAAGTACACACTGCCGTTTATCCGTACGGCCGACACCGTTTTTTCCGAAAAGGATTTAGCCGATTCCTCCGTATTGGCGAGAGAGCATGCGATGCTTGAAGGGATCGTGCTGGATAACGGAAAAGGAAACACAGAGCCGCCACAAGAGAGGAATATCATCAAGGAGGCGAAGCTGAAAACGAAAGGCGCCTCTTATGAAAACGGTGTGCTCAAAGTAACAGAAAAAAAGGGCGGAATCGATCTGATCCCGCCTCAAAGCAGTCTTGCGGATGAAGGCGACTATTATGTCGGATTTTATTTGAAAAGCTTAGCAAAGGACCAGTTTTTCAATTTGCAGGTCAATGATTATGTCACATCAAGGAAATCCAATCAGTCGATTTATAAAACAGGCGTCTACGACTTGACGATCAGGGTGAAGAAGGCGAAAAAGATTGCGATCAGGCTCCCGAAAGGAACCTATCAACTGGAGCATTTGACATTGTATGAGGAAGATTACCAAACATTAAAAAAAGAGGCGGCGAAAAAAGCGCCGGACGCTGAAATGACCTGGCAGCAAAATAAGCTGACCATCAGCTACAACAACCAAAACGGCGACCGCTATATGATGCTGCCGATCCCGTTTGAAAAAGGCTGGGAGCTTACGGTGAACGGGAAAAAACAACCCGTTCAAAAAGCGAATTATTCCTTTATCGGCTTTTCCATCGACAAAGGGGACAACGATATTCAGCTCGTTTATTATCCGCCGTACTTTAAAGAATCATTGGCGGTGACCATCATCGCCCTCGCCGCTGGAATATGGTACAGCAGGAGAAGACGGAAAAAGCTTGGCTCTTAA
- a CDS encoding metal-dependent hydrolase: protein MDTGTHVVMGVALGGIATLDPAVGMDPSMTEAVMIATIVGSQAPDIDTILKLKNNAVYIRHHRGFTHSIPAVLAWSLMIPGVLLLLYPEANLLHLWLWTLAAVALHVFVDIFNAYGTQAVRPFSKKWVALGLINTFDPFIFVSHLVAIAFWLAGAHQGYTFLALYIILAGYYLLRYMMQRRIKQSLHEKIDDIEEIIISPTMKFRQWRVAVKAKSAFHVGRSIDGNVVIIDTFNRVPVPESAVMKAAKQDKNISAFLSFSPVYKWEIDTYKDHYEVRFIDLRYRSKGHYPFVAIAHIDRDSLELITSYTGWIFSEEKLQKKLKLGSV, encoded by the coding sequence ATGGATACTGGCACACACGTTGTCATGGGGGTTGCCCTCGGCGGCATTGCGACATTGGATCCCGCCGTCGGTATGGATCCTTCCATGACCGAGGCCGTGATGATTGCGACAATCGTCGGATCACAGGCTCCGGATATTGATACGATTTTAAAATTAAAAAATAACGCTGTTTATATAAGACATCACAGGGGATTTACGCATTCCATCCCCGCTGTCCTCGCTTGGTCATTGATGATACCGGGCGTCCTGCTTTTGCTTTATCCAGAAGCCAATCTGCTGCATCTGTGGCTGTGGACGCTGGCCGCGGTTGCGCTCCATGTGTTCGTCGATATTTTTAACGCCTATGGCACACAGGCTGTCAGACCTTTTTCAAAAAAATGGGTGGCGCTCGGATTGATTAATACATTCGATCCGTTTATTTTCGTCAGCCACCTAGTGGCGATAGCCTTTTGGCTCGCGGGCGCCCATCAAGGTTATACGTTTTTAGCCCTTTACATCATCCTGGCGGGGTACTACCTGCTGAGATACATGATGCAAAGGCGAATCAAACAATCACTCCATGAAAAAATCGATGATATTGAAGAAATTATCATTTCGCCGACGATGAAGTTCAGACAGTGGCGGGTCGCCGTCAAGGCAAAGTCCGCCTTCCATGTCGGAAGAAGCATTGACGGAAACGTCGTCATCATTGACACATTCAACAGGGTGCCGGTGCCTGAATCGGCTGTCATGAAAGCGGCGAAGCAGGATAAAAACATTTCCGCTTTCCTGTCTTTTTCACCTGTTTACAAATGGGAAATTGACACGTATAAAGACCACTACGAAGTCCGTTTTATCGATTTGCGCTACCGAAGCAAAGGACACTATCCATTTGTCGCCATCGCCCATATCGACAGGGACTCTTTGGAATTAATCACATCCTATACCGGATGGATCTTCAGCGAAGAAAAGCTTCAGAAAAAATTAAAGCTTGGCTCTGTTTAA